A stretch of the bacterium SCSIO 12827 genome encodes the following:
- a CDS encoding 3-keto-5-aminohexanoate cleavage protein: MKFQSTVPGFGKKVIIEVRVNEYMARDVNPNVPFTPDEIAEAAAACREAGASICHYHARNADGSPNHDPDVYFETIRKIRAASDIMIHPTLGQVTLKSSDEARLQHIVRASEDPALKPDFAPIDIGSTNVDVYDRAAKRMKTDELAYVNTPKTCAYFANRMREIGVKPVIVSWTVPFTRMFEAFLEMQLIDQPAYLLFALSDSGYLGGHPGTIKGLMAHLEFLPQGVKFEWSVNNKVGNLFGPAALALEMGGHVAIGLGDYPYPELGAPTNADLVRRVAQMAETFGREPATPAETRAMLGMA, encoded by the coding sequence ATGAAATTTCAGTCCACCGTGCCGGGCTTCGGCAAGAAGGTGATCATCGAGGTTCGCGTCAACGAATACATGGCGCGCGACGTCAATCCGAACGTGCCGTTCACGCCCGACGAGATCGCCGAGGCGGCGGCCGCCTGCCGCGAGGCGGGGGCGTCGATCTGCCACTATCATGCCCGCAACGCCGACGGATCGCCCAACCACGATCCCGACGTCTACTTCGAGACGATCCGTAAAATCCGCGCCGCCAGCGACATCATGATCCATCCGACCCTGGGCCAGGTAACGCTGAAATCCTCGGACGAGGCCCGCTTGCAGCACATCGTCAGGGCGTCGGAAGACCCGGCGCTAAAGCCCGATTTCGCGCCCATCGATATTGGCTCCACCAACGTCGATGTCTACGACCGGGCGGCCAAGCGCATGAAGACGGACGAATTGGCCTATGTGAACACGCCCAAGACCTGTGCCTATTTCGCCAACCGCATGCGCGAAATCGGGGTCAAGCCGGTGATCGTTTCCTGGACCGTGCCGTTCACGCGCATGTTCGAGGCATTCCTGGAAATGCAACTGATCGATCAGCCGGCCTATCTGCTGTTCGCGTTGTCGGACTCGGGCTACCTCGGCGGCCACCCGGGGACCATCAAGGGCCTGATGGCGCATCTGGAATTTCTGCCACAGGGCGTCAAGTTCGAATGGTCGGTCAACAACAAGGTCGGAAACCTGTTCGGTCCGGCGGCACTGGCGCTGGAAATGGGCGGGCATGTGGCGATTGGTCTTGGTGATTATCCCTATCCGGAACTGGGTGCCCCGACAAACGCCGATCTGGTCCGGCGCGTCGCGCAGATGGCCGAGACGTTCGGCCGCGAACCGGCGACCCCGGCCGAGACGCGGGCGATGCTGGGCATGGCGTGA
- a CDS encoding bifunctional acetate--CoA ligase family protein/GNAT family N-acetyltransferase: MTVRNLRKLFHPTSVAVIGASERKGAVGNLVMHNLLEGGFDGPIMPVNPKRRAVAGVLTYPDIASLPVIPDLAVICTPPATVPKIIDALGQHGTRAAIVLTAGLGATQASDGRGTAQAEVLAIAQTYGMRLLGPNCLGLLVPGIGLNASFAHLPALSGNIAFASQSGAMCTAVLDWARARGIGFSHFISMGDALDTDFGDVLDYLGSDPGTRAILLYVESIHERRSFMSAGRAASRNKPVLVIKAGRSDAGARAAQSHTGALAGSDAVYDAAFRRAGMLRVDTIEEIFAAVETLARAPKFPGDRLAIVTNGGGIGVMAVDRLAQTGGRLAEFSDATLAALDKVLPASWSHGNPADIIGDAPPERYAAAMRTVLAAKEADAVLVMHAPTATASSTAAAQAVIDVAKETKAPVLANWVGQEAVAPARKMLRDAGVPTYDTPGEAIGAFMHLITYKRNQEMLTETPTSLPAQFNPASAVARVMIEGHLASGDAMMSEPAAKSVLAAYGIPTVETHIVTTPAEAAVKAQAMGFPVALKILSPDITHKSDVGGVDLFLDTAEAVTASAEHMLKIIGERFPDARIEGFTVQRMADRAKAHELIIGVTCDAIFGPVILFGQGGTAVEVIADRAVSLPPLNMHLARDLVSRTRVWRLLQGYRDRPPVNMDALCLTLVQISQMIVDIPEIMELDINPLLADENGVLALDARIRVTRPTGDRSRDLAIRPYPAELEEPFTLHNGLEVLLRPIRPEDEPEHREFLSQLTPEDIRFRFFGLVREFPHSEIARLTQIDYDREMAFIASAPKADGSGRETLGVVRTVTDPDNETCEFAIIVRSDLKGQGLGYKLLDKMIGYCRARGTKTMTGQVMAGNHPMLDMVRALGFRVKRLEDEPVMETTLDLA; encoded by the coding sequence ATGACCGTCAGAAACCTCAGAAAGCTGTTCCACCCCACCTCCGTCGCCGTGATCGGCGCGTCCGAGCGCAAGGGGGCTGTCGGCAATCTGGTCATGCACAACCTGCTCGAAGGCGGCTTTGATGGCCCCATCATGCCGGTCAATCCGAAGCGCCGGGCCGTCGCCGGCGTCCTAACCTACCCGGACATTGCAAGCCTGCCGGTGATCCCCGACCTTGCGGTCATCTGCACACCGCCCGCCACCGTGCCGAAGATCATTGATGCGCTGGGCCAGCACGGCACCCGCGCCGCCATCGTGCTGACGGCCGGGCTCGGGGCCACCCAGGCGTCCGACGGCCGCGGCACGGCACAGGCCGAGGTTTTGGCGATAGCGCAAACCTACGGCATGCGCCTACTGGGTCCCAACTGTCTCGGCCTGCTGGTGCCGGGGATCGGGCTTAACGCCAGCTTCGCCCACCTGCCTGCCCTGTCCGGCAACATCGCCTTCGCCAGTCAGTCGGGCGCCATGTGCACGGCCGTGCTGGATTGGGCACGGGCGCGGGGTATCGGGTTTTCCCATTTCATCTCCATGGGCGACGCGCTGGATACGGATTTCGGTGACGTTCTCGACTATCTGGGCAGCGATCCGGGCACGCGGGCGATCCTGCTATACGTGGAATCGATCCATGAACGGCGCTCCTTCATGTCGGCCGGGCGGGCGGCGTCACGCAACAAGCCCGTCCTGGTCATCAAGGCGGGGCGCAGCGATGCCGGCGCACGGGCCGCGCAATCGCATACCGGCGCCCTGGCCGGAAGCGACGCCGTCTACGACGCCGCCTTCCGCCGCGCCGGCATGTTGCGCGTCGACACCATCGAAGAAATCTTCGCCGCCGTCGAAACCCTGGCCCGGGCGCCGAAGTTCCCCGGCGACCGGTTGGCCATCGTGACCAACGGCGGCGGCATCGGTGTGATGGCGGTCGACCGGCTGGCGCAAACTGGCGGACGATTGGCCGAATTTTCCGATGCCACGCTGGCCGCCCTGGACAAGGTTCTGCCGGCATCCTGGTCACACGGAAATCCCGCCGACATCATCGGCGACGCGCCGCCGGAACGCTATGCCGCCGCCATGCGGACCGTGCTGGCGGCGAAGGAAGCGGATGCCGTTCTGGTCATGCACGCGCCGACGGCGACGGCATCCAGCACCGCCGCCGCCCAGGCGGTCATCGATGTGGCGAAGGAAACCAAGGCCCCCGTGCTGGCCAATTGGGTCGGCCAGGAAGCGGTCGCACCCGCCCGCAAAATGCTGCGCGATGCGGGTGTGCCGACCTATGACACGCCGGGCGAAGCCATCGGCGCCTTCATGCATCTGATCACCTACAAACGGAACCAGGAGATGCTGACGGAAACGCCGACGTCCCTGCCCGCCCAGTTCAACCCGGCATCGGCGGTCGCGCGGGTGATGATCGAAGGTCATCTGGCCAGCGGCGACGCCATGATGAGCGAACCGGCCGCCAAGTCGGTGCTTGCGGCCTACGGCATCCCGACGGTGGAAACCCATATCGTCACCACGCCCGCGGAAGCCGCCGTCAAGGCACAGGCCATGGGCTTCCCCGTGGCCTTGAAGATCCTGTCACCGGACATCACCCACAAGTCGGACGTCGGCGGCGTCGACCTGTTCCTCGACACGGCGGAGGCGGTCACGGCCTCTGCGGAACACATGCTGAAGATCATCGGCGAGAGGTTTCCCGACGCCCGCATCGAAGGCTTTACCGTACAGCGCATGGCCGACCGCGCGAAGGCACACGAACTGATCATCGGCGTCACCTGCGACGCGATCTTCGGGCCGGTCATCCTGTTCGGCCAGGGCGGCACGGCGGTCGAGGTCATCGCCGACCGGGCGGTGTCTCTGCCGCCGCTCAACATGCATCTGGCGCGCGACCTGGTGTCCCGCACCCGCGTCTGGCGCCTTCTGCAGGGCTACCGCGACCGCCCGCCGGTGAACATGGATGCCCTCTGTCTGACCCTGGTCCAGATATCGCAGATGATCGTCGATATCCCCGAGATCATGGAATTGGATATCAATCCGCTGCTCGCCGATGAAAACGGCGTGCTGGCGCTGGACGCCCGCATCCGCGTCACCCGCCCCACGGGCGACCGGTCGCGCGACCTGGCGATCCGCCCGTATCCGGCAGAGTTGGAGGAACCCTTCACCTTGCACAACGGCCTTGAGGTCTTGCTGCGCCCGATCCGGCCCGAGGACGAACCTGAGCATCGCGAATTTCTCAGCCAACTGACGCCCGAGGATATCCGCTTCCGCTTCTTCGGCTTGGTCCGCGAATTCCCCCATTCGGAAATCGCCCGCCTGACGCAGATCGACTACGACCGGGAAATGGCCTTCATCGCCTCCGCCCCCAAGGCCGACGGCTCGGGCCGCGAGACCCTGGGCGTCGTGCGCACGGTCACGGACCCGGACAACGAAACCTGCGAATTCGCGATCATCGTGCGCTCGGACCTCAAGGGTCAGGGCCTGGGTTACAAGCTGCTGGACAAAATGATCGGCTATTGCCGGGCGCGCGGCACGAAGACCATGACCGGTCAAGTCATGGCGGGAAATCACCCCATGCTGGACATGGTGCGGGCACTGGGATTCCGCGTGAAAAGATTGGAAGACGAGCCGGTGATGGAGACGACCCTGGACCTTGCCTGA
- a CDS encoding DNA polymerase IV produces the protein MTAVCRDCATLWEAPSGASAGRCPQCGGRRTFGHPELASLTLAHIDCDAFYASVEKRDNPAIAGQPVIVGGGRRGVVAACCYIARISGVRSAMPMFQALKRCPKAVVIRPDMEKYQRVGHQIRAMMQDLTPLVEPISIDEAFLDLAGTQALHKGPPAVTLVRLVKRIEDEVGVTASIGLSYNKFLAKVASDLDKPRGFAAIGRADAADFLKDRPVGLIWGVGASLRGRLEKDGVGRIGDLLRFDERDLMVRYGAMGSRLYNFARGQDDRQVTPGGAAKSVSAETTFEDDIGDLDALKAVLWRLSEKVSARLKRKGLTGGTVVLKLKTDKFRQLTRSRRLDRPTQLAEAIYRAALPLLEKETDGTRFRLIGTGVQMIEPLGAGQPETGDLLAASSDRPRKVEEAMDRVRGKFGADAIKKGRSL, from the coding sequence ATGACTGCCGTGTGCCGGGATTGCGCGACCCTGTGGGAGGCCCCGTCGGGGGCTTCGGCCGGGCGCTGTCCGCAATGCGGCGGCCGGCGCACCTTCGGTCATCCCGAGCTTGCCTCCCTGACCTTGGCCCATATCGATTGCGATGCCTTTTACGCCAGCGTGGAAAAGCGCGACAATCCGGCCATCGCTGGGCAGCCGGTGATCGTCGGCGGTGGCCGGCGCGGTGTCGTTGCGGCCTGCTGCTATATCGCGCGAATCTCCGGTGTGCGCTCGGCCATGCCCATGTTCCAGGCGCTGAAGCGTTGTCCCAAGGCCGTGGTCATTCGCCCGGACATGGAAAAGTACCAACGCGTCGGCCATCAGATCCGCGCCATGATGCAGGACCTGACACCGCTGGTGGAGCCGATCAGCATCGACGAGGCCTTTCTCGACCTTGCCGGGACCCAGGCCCTGCACAAGGGGCCGCCGGCGGTGACCTTGGTGCGCTTGGTCAAACGAATCGAGGACGAGGTCGGCGTCACCGCCTCCATCGGTCTCAGCTATAACAAGTTCCTGGCCAAGGTCGCGTCGGACCTGGACAAGCCGCGCGGATTTGCCGCCATCGGCCGTGCCGACGCGGCGGATTTCCTGAAAGACAGGCCGGTAGGCCTGATCTGGGGGGTGGGGGCCAGCTTGCGTGGGCGCCTGGAAAAGGACGGCGTGGGCCGCATCGGCGATCTGCTGCGCTTTGACGAACGGGATCTGATGGTGCGCTACGGCGCGATGGGCAGCCGGCTTTATAATTTCGCGCGGGGCCAGGACGACCGCCAAGTCACGCCCGGCGGGGCAGCCAAAAGTGTGTCCGCCGAAACCACCTTCGAGGACGACATCGGCGACCTGGACGCCCTGAAGGCGGTGCTCTGGCGGTTGTCGGAAAAGGTTTCGGCCCGGCTTAAGCGCAAGGGCCTGACCGGCGGGACCGTGGTGCTCAAGCTGAAGACGGATAAGTTCAGGCAGCTGACGCGCTCGCGCCGACTGGACCGCCCGACCCAACTGGCCGAAGCCATCTACCGTGCGGCCCTGCCGTTGCTTGAGAAAGAGACCGATGGGACGCGGTTCCGCCTGATCGGGACCGGCGTGCAGATGATCGAACCCCTGGGCGCCGGCCAGCCGGAAACGGGCGACCTGCTGGCCGCTTCAAGCGACCGCCCGCGCAAGGTCGAGGAAGCCATGGACCGCGTGCGCGGCAAGTTCGGTGCGGATGCAATCAAGAAGGGCAGGTCTCTCTAA
- a CDS encoding adenylate/guanylate cyclase domain-containing protein gives MPDEGRADVIPPTVPKGPNKPGVAMRILRAIGRGLYRFFRGAVRLERVVGYVLLFGFLALYIADPKPVQFMRLKGFDFFQQMKPREIPPPERKPVTIIDLDEKSLGEVGQWPWPRNILAQLVENLMKMGAVVVAFDIVFAEPDRMNPAAIAESLKGLDEDTKNKIRQFKSNDEIFAETIKRSRVVLGQSTVENELEGVKLPPVKKSIAIRKYGPNVPDPLDLLPSFPALVRNVPIIEQAAGGRFGGHGIFSIIPEQDGIIRRIPSLFVQGKDMFPALSVEMLRLATGRPTILVKVDQAGIKSLGIARGLEIPTDQNGRMWPYFSKSDKAKYVSAVDVLNGTADPAMIKGKLTILGTSAIGLKDIRSIPTESNIPGVEVHVQIIETVLNKAYLTRPNFARGLELSVILFGGLAMIVLVPWVGALWTFMVFGVTTAGVGFGSWHAFAEYRMLIDAVFTLVAIFLLYSTLTYLNYVREEASKKQVRGAFAHYLSPDMVEQLANNPDSLKLGGEMRELTLLFCDVRGFTTISEQFDPVGLTALINKLLTPLTNAILQRKGTIDKYMGDCIMAFWNAPLDNPNHAMDGCRSALAMLAEMEPLNARLEIEAKEEGRKHIPLKVGLGLNSGPAVVGNMGSDQRFDYSVLGDCVNLAARLEGQSKTYGMNVVLGPSTNEAVKDELATIDLDFIQVKGKTEGTYIYGLLGDTDVLQKPEFRKVQGMIKEMMDTYRAMDFETAKRMVAEIRAYPKCWDLEADLEALCDIYDERIDEYMVNPPPADWNGVFVATSK, from the coding sequence TTGCCTGACGAAGGCCGCGCGGACGTTATCCCGCCGACGGTACCGAAAGGACCGAACAAGCCCGGCGTGGCGATGCGCATTCTGCGCGCCATCGGCCGTGGGCTCTATCGGTTCTTCCGGGGCGCTGTCCGGCTGGAACGTGTTGTCGGCTATGTCCTGCTGTTCGGCTTCCTTGCGCTTTACATTGCCGATCCCAAGCCCGTTCAGTTCATGCGCCTGAAGGGCTTCGACTTTTTTCAGCAGATGAAGCCGCGCGAAATTCCGCCGCCTGAGCGCAAACCCGTCACCATCATCGATCTGGACGAAAAAAGCCTGGGCGAGGTCGGCCAATGGCCGTGGCCGCGCAACATCTTGGCACAACTGGTCGAAAACCTGATGAAGATGGGCGCCGTGGTGGTGGCCTTCGATATTGTCTTCGCCGAACCCGACAGAATGAATCCGGCTGCCATCGCCGAATCGCTGAAAGGTTTGGACGAAGACACCAAGAACAAGATCCGCCAGTTCAAATCCAACGATGAAATCTTCGCCGAAACCATCAAGCGCTCGCGCGTCGTGCTGGGCCAGTCGACCGTGGAAAACGAGCTTGAAGGCGTCAAGCTGCCACCGGTGAAGAAATCCATCGCCATTCGCAAATACGGGCCCAACGTGCCCGATCCCCTGGATCTGCTGCCCAGCTTCCCGGCTTTGGTGCGCAACGTGCCGATCATCGAACAGGCGGCCGGCGGGCGGTTCGGTGGGCACGGCATTTTCTCGATCATTCCCGAACAGGACGGCATCATCCGCCGCATTCCATCACTGTTCGTTCAGGGCAAGGATATGTTCCCCGCACTCAGCGTCGAGATGCTGCGCCTCGCCACCGGACGGCCGACGATCCTGGTCAAGGTCGATCAGGCGGGTATCAAATCGCTGGGCATCGCCCGGGGCCTGGAAATTCCCACGGATCAGAACGGCCGAATGTGGCCCTATTTCTCGAAGTCCGACAAGGCCAAGTACGTATCGGCCGTGGATGTGCTGAACGGCACCGCCGACCCGGCGATGATCAAAGGCAAGCTGACCATCCTTGGCACCAGCGCCATTGGTCTTAAGGATATTCGGTCCATCCCGACGGAAAGCAACATTCCGGGGGTCGAGGTCCATGTGCAGATCATCGAAACCGTGCTTAACAAGGCCTACCTGACCCGTCCCAACTTCGCCCGAGGCTTGGAACTATCGGTTATCCTGTTCGGCGGGTTGGCGATGATCGTCCTGGTACCTTGGGTCGGCGCCCTCTGGACCTTCATGGTGTTCGGCGTGACCACGGCCGGCGTCGGGTTCGGAAGCTGGCATGCCTTCGCCGAATACCGAATGCTGATCGACGCGGTTTTCACCCTGGTCGCCATTTTCCTTCTGTATTCCACGCTGACCTATCTCAACTACGTCCGCGAAGAGGCGTCGAAGAAACAGGTGCGTGGCGCCTTCGCCCACTACCTGTCACCGGACATGGTCGAGCAGTTGGCCAACAATCCCGATAGCTTGAAACTGGGCGGTGAAATGCGCGAGCTGACGCTGCTGTTTTGCGACGTGCGCGGCTTCACGACGATTTCGGAACAGTTCGATCCCGTTGGGCTGACCGCCCTGATCAACAAACTGCTGACGCCGCTGACCAATGCGATCCTGCAGCGCAAGGGCACCATCGACAAGTACATGGGCGACTGCATCATGGCGTTCTGGAACGCGCCCTTGGACAACCCGAACCACGCCATGGACGGCTGCCGTTCGGCGCTGGCCATGCTGGCCGAAATGGAGCCCTTGAACGCGCGCCTGGAAATCGAGGCCAAGGAAGAAGGCCGCAAGCACATTCCGCTGAAGGTCGGGCTCGGCTTGAACTCCGGCCCGGCGGTTGTCGGCAACATGGGGTCGGATCAGCGCTTCGACTATTCGGTACTGGGGGATTGCGTCAACCTGGCGGCCCGCCTGGAGGGCCAAAGCAAGACCTATGGCATGAACGTCGTCCTTGGGCCGTCAACGAATGAAGCGGTGAAGGACGAACTGGCGACGATCGATCTCGATTTCATTCAGGTCAAGGGCAAGACCGAGGGAACTTATATCTACGGTCTCCTGGGGGACACGGATGTGCTGCAAAAGCCGGAGTTCCGGAAGGTGCAGGGCATGATCAAAGAGATGATGGATACCTACCGGGCCATGGATTTCGAGACCGCGAAACGCATGGTCGCGGAGATCAGGGCCTATCCGAAATGTTGGGACCTCGAGGCTGACCTTGAGGCGCTTTGCGACATCTATGACGAGCGCATCGACGAATACATGGTCAACCCGCCGCCGGCCGATTGGAACGGCGTGTTCGTCGCCACCAGCAAGTAA
- a CDS encoding HAMP domain-containing protein, protein MSDPVSPATELNDLRDAQLEIRQLKETVAALREELENKVFDMQRVEQEARAEGIDEIKQLKDTAAALREEMEQLNFARQKEVQEERAAGNDEITQLKNTIQALRDEMETLKLEKERELNEAVSAGRDEIQQLKATVAHLRQEMEDLNFRHQETVQELNRTRRDEVGELQQAIVTLRRTLEVKSQRGSEARQ, encoded by the coding sequence ATGAGTGATCCGGTCTCACCCGCCACAGAGTTGAATGACTTGCGGGATGCACAGCTTGAGATTCGGCAACTGAAAGAAACCGTCGCCGCGCTCCGCGAGGAACTTGAAAACAAGGTCTTCGACATGCAGCGCGTCGAGCAGGAAGCGCGCGCCGAGGGCATCGACGAGATTAAGCAGCTGAAGGACACGGCCGCCGCCCTGCGAGAAGAAATGGAACAACTGAACTTCGCCCGCCAAAAGGAAGTTCAGGAAGAACGCGCCGCCGGCAACGACGAAATCACTCAGCTCAAGAACACCATTCAGGCGCTGCGCGACGAGATGGAAACACTCAAGCTTGAAAAGGAACGGGAGCTGAACGAAGCAGTCTCCGCCGGACGCGACGAAATTCAACAGCTCAAGGCGACCGTGGCGCATTTGCGACAGGAAATGGAAGACCTGAACTTCCGGCACCAGGAGACGGTGCAGGAACTGAACCGGACCCGTCGGGACGAAGTCGGTGAACTGCAGCAAGCCATCGTCACCCTCCGGCGTACCCTTGAGGTCAAGTCCCAGCGGGGTTCCGAAGCGCGGCAATGA
- a CDS encoding GAF domain-containing protein produces MSGNQPSSDTIEHDSAGTPPARPAARPAARTVVTDEEIHRKLHEADRRLKQAEMLLNVSRRVAGIESLDEVLETLVEVIVFELKAERGTLFLNDPATGELYSRVAQGNFQREIRILNNTGIAGAVFTSGIGETIDDAYQDKRFNRSVDEQTGFKTDTICAAPVKTVKDEIIGVVQCLNKKNGEAFDDDDLALLEAITTQAAVALQSTQFVESMKKSREQEMKFLDMVSDVTSNLELGSLLSRVMSEATRMLSADRSTLFLNDEKTNELFSRVAMGDSLGEIRLPNHLGIAGAVFCSGDTINIPYAYADLRFNPAFDKKTGYFTRSILCVPVVNKAGKMIGVTQVLNKRGGPFTEEDETRLKAFTAQVSIALENAKLFEDVQNMKNYNESMLESMSNGVVTIDEDGKVVTCNAAGLRILQCEDEDDIIGKEAKEFFAIENPWINERLDLLEETQEPDITMDQELKQGAETKSVNVHFLPLTTEEGKKLGSMLMLEDISSEKRMKSTMSRYMDPGLADQLMKGGEDILGGKSLEATILFSDVRSFTTLTESLGPQGTVQMLNEYFTIMVDCISRENGMLDKFIGDAIMAGFGVPLPLEDCEDRALRAAIAMLRELDEWNVTRVKKGDMPIDMGIGLNTGNIVSGNIGSPKRMDFTMIGDGVNLAARLESACKQYSARLLISEFTYRKLKGTYRIRDIDKVIVKGKTEPVGVYEVLDFHTDETFPNLMEAVNHFKSGRGHYDKGDWDKATKAFKEAIALNPNDKLAETYIERCELLKSDPPADWNGVWVMTSK; encoded by the coding sequence ATGAGCGGCAATCAACCATCATCCGACACGATCGAACACGATAGCGCCGGCACCCCTCCTGCCCGTCCCGCCGCCCGTCCGGCCGCCAGGACCGTCGTCACGGACGAGGAAATACACCGCAAGCTGCACGAAGCCGACCGCCGCCTGAAACAGGCGGAGATGTTGTTGAACGTGTCCCGCCGAGTGGCCGGCATCGAATCGTTGGACGAGGTTCTGGAAACCCTGGTCGAGGTCATCGTGTTCGAGTTGAAGGCCGAACGCGGCACCCTGTTCCTCAACGACCCGGCCACGGGCGAGCTCTATTCCCGCGTCGCCCAGGGCAATTTCCAGCGCGAAATCCGCATCCTCAACAACACCGGGATTGCTGGCGCCGTGTTCACTTCAGGTATCGGCGAGACCATCGACGACGCCTATCAGGACAAGCGCTTCAACCGCTCCGTCGATGAACAGACCGGGTTCAAGACCGACACGATCTGCGCCGCCCCGGTGAAGACGGTGAAGGATGAAATCATCGGCGTCGTGCAGTGTCTGAACAAGAAAAACGGTGAGGCTTTCGACGACGACGACCTGGCGTTGCTTGAGGCCATCACCACTCAGGCAGCCGTCGCCCTGCAGAGCACGCAATTCGTCGAGAGCATGAAGAAAAGCCGGGAACAGGAAATGAAGTTCCTGGATATGGTCTCGGACGTTACGTCGAACCTGGAACTGGGCTCGTTGCTGTCGCGCGTAATGTCCGAAGCGACCCGCATGCTGTCGGCAGATCGCTCGACCCTGTTCCTCAACGACGAAAAAACCAACGAGTTGTTTTCCCGCGTCGCCATGGGGGATTCCTTAGGCGAAATACGTCTGCCCAATCATCTGGGCATCGCCGGGGCCGTGTTCTGTTCCGGCGACACCATCAACATTCCCTACGCCTACGCGGACCTGCGCTTCAACCCGGCCTTCGACAAGAAGACGGGCTATTTCACGCGCTCGATCCTCTGCGTGCCCGTGGTCAACAAGGCGGGCAAGATGATCGGCGTGACCCAGGTCCTGAACAAGCGTGGCGGGCCGTTCACGGAAGAGGACGAAACGCGGCTCAAGGCGTTCACGGCGCAGGTCTCCATCGCGCTGGAAAACGCCAAGCTGTTCGAAGACGTCCAGAACATGAAGAACTACAACGAAAGCATGCTGGAAAGCATGTCCAACGGCGTGGTCACCATCGACGAGGACGGCAAGGTCGTAACCTGCAATGCCGCGGGCCTGCGCATCCTGCAGTGTGAGGACGAGGACGACATCATCGGCAAGGAGGCGAAAGAGTTCTTCGCCATCGAGAACCCCTGGATCAACGAGCGTCTGGACCTTCTGGAGGAAACCCAGGAGCCCGACATCACCATGGACCAGGAACTCAAGCAGGGTGCTGAAACCAAGTCCGTCAACGTGCACTTCCTGCCGCTCACGACCGAGGAAGGCAAGAAGCTCGGCTCTATGCTGATGCTTGAGGACATTTCCTCGGAAAAACGCATGAAGTCGACCATGTCGCGCTACATGGACCCGGGCCTGGCCGACCAGTTGATGAAGGGCGGCGAGGACATCCTGGGCGGCAAGAGCCTGGAAGCGACCATCCTGTTCTCGGACGTGCGCAGCTTCACCACCCTGACCGAAAGCTTAGGCCCGCAAGGCACGGTGCAGATGCTGAATGAATATTTCACCATCATGGTGGACTGCATCTCGCGCGAGAACGGCATGCTCGACAAGTTCATCGGCGACGCCATCATGGCCGGGTTCGGCGTGCCACTGCCGCTTGAGGATTGCGAAGACCGCGCACTCCGCGCCGCCATCGCCATGCTCCGCGAACTGGACGAATGGAACGTGACCCGCGTGAAAAAGGGCGACATGCCCATCGACATGGGCATCGGCCTGAACACGGGCAACATCGTTTCCGGGAACATCGGATCGCCCAAGCGCATGGACTTCACCATGATCGGTGACGGCGTCAACCTGGCCGCGCGCCTGGAAAGTGCGTGCAAGCAGTATTCGGCCAGATTGCTGATCTCGGAATTCACCTACCGCAAGCTCAAGGGCACCTACCGCATCCGCGACATCGACAAGGTCATCGTCAAAGGCAAGACCGAACCGGTCGGCGTCTATGAGGTTCTGGACTTCCACACGGACGAAACCTTCCCCAACCTGATGGAGGCGGTGAACCACTTCAAATCCGGACGCGGCCATTACGACAAGGGTGATTGGGACAAAGCCACCAAGGCCTTCAAGGAAGCCATTGCGCTTAATCCCAACGACAAGCTGGCGGAAACCTATATCGAGCGTTGCGAGCTGTTGAAATCGGACCCGCCCGCCGACTGGAACGGCGTCTGGGTCATGACCTCGAAATAA